A window of Pedobacter lusitanus contains these coding sequences:
- a CDS encoding GlxA family transcriptional regulator yields MRISVFVPEYGVIEAVTPPYRSFHTANEFLTTFGKKPIFEVEYVGLNKHVPANSGEYMIKTDRLLKDVTETDLLIIPPTFGNTIKGIEANAEAIPYFKKLYKNGSSLASLCIGAFLLAETGLLNGKKCSTHWAHINEFKERYPEVEVEDGAIITEYDNIYSSGGASSLWNLILYLIEKFADRETAVMISKYFALDIDRDSQSQFAMFKGQRNHGDVEIQKVQDHIEKNYENKITIESLATLINISRRTFERRFKEATNNTSIEYIQRVRIEAAKKSFEASRKNVSEIMFDVGYTDTKAFRGIFKKITGLTPIEYRNKFARVTHEV; encoded by the coding sequence ATGCGAATTTCAGTCTTTGTACCTGAGTATGGGGTAATTGAAGCCGTTACTCCCCCTTATAGAAGCTTCCATACTGCCAATGAGTTTTTAACCACCTTCGGTAAAAAACCAATTTTTGAGGTAGAATATGTAGGTTTAAACAAACATGTGCCGGCGAACAGTGGTGAGTACATGATTAAAACCGATAGATTACTCAAAGATGTTACTGAAACAGACTTGTTGATTATCCCCCCTACATTTGGCAATACCATTAAAGGAATAGAAGCCAATGCAGAAGCCATACCCTATTTTAAAAAGCTATATAAGAATGGTTCAAGTCTTGCCAGCTTGTGCATTGGTGCTTTTTTATTGGCTGAGACAGGTTTGCTCAATGGTAAAAAATGCTCTACACACTGGGCTCATATAAATGAATTTAAAGAAAGATATCCAGAGGTGGAGGTAGAAGATGGAGCTATCATAACAGAATATGATAATATTTACAGTAGTGGCGGAGCAAGTAGTTTATGGAATTTAATCTTATACCTTATTGAAAAGTTTGCTGATAGAGAAACAGCGGTTATGATTTCTAAATACTTTGCGCTGGATATTGACAGAGACAGCCAATCTCAATTCGCAATGTTCAAAGGGCAAAGAAACCATGGTGATGTGGAAATTCAAAAAGTACAGGATCATATCGAAAAAAACTATGAAAATAAGATAACAATAGAATCGCTGGCAACCCTGATTAATATAAGTCGCAGAACATTTGAAAGGAGATTTAAAGAAGCTACCAACAATACATCCATAGAGTATATACAAAGAGTAAGAATAGAAGCTGCCAAAAAATCTTTTGAAGCATCAAGAAAAAATGTATCAGAAATAATGTTTGATGTAGGCTATACGGATACGAAAGCATTCAGAGGTATCTTTAAAAAGATTACAGGACTTACTCCAATTGAGTATAGAAATAAATTTGCAAGAGTAACCCATGAAGTATAA